In Sphaeramia orbicularis chromosome 15, fSphaOr1.1, whole genome shotgun sequence, a single genomic region encodes these proteins:
- the slc35f3b gene encoding putative thiamine transporter SLC35F3 isoform X2: MKKHSARVAPLSACNSPVLTLTKVEGEDRTRENVVGTTDAQLSVGASGTESGSNRRRLHCCIRVTTVQVRKALWGVAMVMCVCSSWAGSTQLAKLTFKQFDAPFTLTWFATTWNCLFFPLYYIGHLCKSPERQTPRQRFRECCRFFGDDGLTPKVFFTKVAPFGLLWILTNYLYLQALRKINTTDVSALFCCNKAFVFLLSWIVLRDRFMGVRIVAAILAIAGIVMMTYADGFHSHSVIGITLVVASASMSALYKVLFKMVLGSAKFGEAALFLSIVGSANFVFISFVPVILYFTHVEYIGSPEDIPWAYICGVAGLLFAFNVLVNFGIAITYPTLISLGIVLSVPVNAMVDLYTCEINFNTVRLIAVFIICLGFLMLLLPEDWDQCIIQLSTKLRKRDEPAEAEAGATTGLNWRGRARTSMSTFAH, from the exons GAGAAGACCGCACCAGGGAGAATGTGGTGGGCACTACAGATGCACAGTTGTCCGTTGGTGCATCAGGAACGGAGTCCGGCTCCAACAGACGGAGGCTCCACTGCTGCATCAGAGTAACCACGGTGCAGGTCCGAAAGGCCCTGTGGGGAGTCGCCATGGTGATGTGCGTGTGCTCTTCCTGGGCAGGCTCCACCCAGCTGGCCAAACTGACCTTTAAGCAGTTTGATGCCCCCTTCACACTCACCTGGTTTGCTACCACCTGGAACTGCCTCTTCTTTCCTCTTTACTACATCGGACATCTGTGCAAGAGTCCGGAGAGGCAGACACCCAGACAGAGATTCAG GGAGTGCTGCAGGTTTTTTGGGGATGACGGACTGACACCAAAGGTGTTTTTCACCAAGGTAGCACCATTTGGCCTGCTGTGGATCCTCACCAACTACCTGTACCTGCAGGCTCTCAGGAAGATCAACACAACAGACGTGTCAGCACTGTTCTGTTGTAACAAGGCCTTCGTCTTCCTGCTCTCGTGGATTGTACTCAGAGACCGCTTCATGGGGGTTAGG ATAGTAGCTGCTATCTTGGCCATAGCAGGCATTGTAATGATGACCTATGCTGATGGATTTCACAGCCACTCTGTCATTGGCATTACTTTGGTCGTGGCCTCTGCTTCGATGTCAGCGCTCTACAAG GTACTCTTCAAGATGGTCCTGGGCAGTGCCAAATTTGGAGAAGCTGCACTTTTTCTGAGTATTGTTGGGAGCGCCAACTTTGTTTTCATCAGCTTTGTGCCGGTTATCCTGTATTTCACACATGTGGAGTACATCGGTTCGCCTGAAGACATCCCCTGGGCGTACATCTGTGGGGTGGCGGGCCTGCTGTTTG CTTTCAATGTCTTGGTAAACTTTGGCATTGCCATAACCTACCCAACATTAATCTCCCTTGGCATCGTCCTAAGTGTTCCTGTAAATGCCA TGGTGGACCTCTACACGTGTGAAATTAATTTCAACACTGTTCGCCTCATTGCGGTGTTCATCATTTGCCTGGGATTCCTCATGCTGCTGCTACCAGAGGACTGGGACCAGTGTATTATCCAGCTCAGCACCAAGTTACGTAAACGGGATGAACCAGCGGAGGCGGAGGCAGGTGCCACCACCGGGCTCAACTGGAGAGGCAGAGCCAGGACCTCCATGTCGACATTTGCACATTGA